In Marispirochaeta sp., the genomic window CCCGGACGGTCTGTTTGTTGTGGTCCCAGGGTATGTTTTCCAGAAGGAATTCAGTGTTATGAAGAAAAATCAGACAGAGCTGCCGGCAGCAGATTTCGTACTGCAGATTGCTGGTGTAATTTGGAGAGTACACCAGGGGCATCATTTTTTGGGCCATATCCGCAATGGTTTTCAGGGTCTGCTGATCAAGTCTGGTAGAGACAGTGGTTCTTCCCTTGAATATGCAGGACAGGGATTCCGGAACTTCAGAGAAATGAAAGACGGCAATTTCGGAAGGTTCCTTTTCCAGGGATGTCCATCCATGGGCTGAATCCGGGGTTGAAATCCAGAAATTGGGATCGTTGTCATACTCCCGCACTGTTTTCCCCAGTTTCTGCAGACGATTCTTTCCCGAAAGGGTGCACTGAAACTCCCAGTATCCCCGGGTATTTATGCTGATCGGTTTTTTCCTGTAGTCCCGTATTCCGTAATTGCAGTAAACAAGGGGCATGAAAAGTTCCTTTCCAATACTAAAGCCGACAGTGTTCCCGGATAGTATCTGCTTATGCGGGGGATCGTATCTGTCAAATTATACCAGACTTATGGTCTTTCCTGTGAGCGAAAATGCTAAAAAAATAGATTGTTTGTGCAAACCGCCCAATTCTGTTTCATAGTAACCTGTGCTGAGATCTTTATAATCAGTTTGTAAATAAAACTATGACTTTCGAAGCCGTACTTTATGGAGTTAAAAATACCAGATGAAAAAAGCAGTTCATGAGAATCTTACATCCTATGTTTTTCTCGCTCCCTGGCTGATCGGATTTTTTGCGCTGACACTCTACCCCATGTTTTATTCCCTCTTCCTCTCTTTTACGCAGTACAACCTGAGCCAGCCGCCCCAATGGATCGGCCTGCGGAATTTCATTGTCATGTTCGGAGGAAACGATCAGTTCCGGGGAGATGAGCGTTTTCTGAATTCCGTCATGGTTACCTTTAACTTTGTTTTTGTTTCTGTACCTTTAAAGCTGGTTTTCGCCCTTATGGTCGCCATGCTCATGAACAAAAAGCTGAAACTGATCCCGCTGTACCGGGCTCTGTTCTATATTCCCACCCTGCTGGGCGGTTCGGTGGCCATTGCGGTTCTGTGGAGACGGATTTTCGCCGCCGACGGTCTTCTTAATCTGATTCTGGGAAACGTCTTCGGCATGAAAGATCTGCCGGCCTGGATTTCCAATCCAAAGTATTCCCTTATGACCCTGATTCTGCTGGCCATATGGCAGTTCGGATCTCCCATGATTATCTTTCTGGCCGGACTGCAGCAGATTCCCAAAGAGTACTATGAAGCCTCCGACGTAGACGGTGCAGGCAAGATTCGCCAGTTTTTTGTGATTACCCTCCCGGGGCTGTCGCCGATTATCTTCTTTAATTTTGTTATGCAGATGGTCAGCGCTTTTCAGTCCTTTACCCAGGCATTCATTGTATCCGGAGGATCGGGCGGCCCGCTGGATTCGACAATGTTCTACAGCCTGTATCTGTATATCAAGGGATTCGGATTTTCGGAAATGGGATACGCCGCCGCCATGGCCTGGGGTCTTCTGGTTATGATCGCGGTCCTGACCGCAGCCGCCTTTAAGATTTCAGGAACTCTGGTTACCTACGGAAGCGGAGAATAAGCTGCATGAGCCTTAAAAAAGCATCGAAATGGAACAGATTTCTTACAAATATTTTTGTCATTTCCCTGGGAATCGGGATGCTTTATCCGATTCTCTGGCTGATCGGCGCATCCTTCAAGCCCAGTAATATGATTTTTACAGACCCTGGAATTATGCCCGAAAGCTTTACCCTGGAAAATTACGGCAAAGGCTGGCAGGGCATCGGGATTGTAGGCTTTGGTACCTTTTTTCTGAACAGTTTCATTATTTGTATTATGAGCAGTGCAGGCAATGTCATGTTCTGTTCTTTAACAGCCTATGCCTTTGCCAGGCTGAAGTTCGTGGGAAAAAGGCTGTGGTTCGCTCTGATGATGATGACACTGATGCTTCCGGCCCATGTGACGATTATTCCCCGGTACATCATGTTCCGGACCTTTGGCTGGATCAATACTTTTCTGCCGATTATCGTGCCCAAGTTCTTTGCTACCGACGCCTTTTTCATTTTTCTTCTGGTCCAGTTTATCAGGGGACTTCCGAAGGATATAGATGAATCGGCCACGATCGACGGCTGCAGCAAGTTCGGAATTTACATCAGGATCATCCTGCCTTTGACGGTACCGGCGCTGATTACAACCATTCTGTTTTCTTTTCTCTGGACCTGGGATGATTTTTTTAATCAGCTGCTGTATCTGACGTCGCCGGATAAATACACCGTTCCCATGGGACTGAGACTCTTTCTGGATGCTTCAGGCATGTCATCCTGGGGACCGATGTTCGCCATGTCGGCGCTTTCGCTGGTACCGGCGTTCATTCTCTTCTTCTCACTGCAGAAGTACTTTGTGAGGGGAATCGCAACTACAGGAATCAAGGGATAGAAATATCCTTAAAAAAATGGAGGAATTATGAAAAAGACAATGTTGGCTTTGCTCCTTTCCCTGACAGGACTGGCAATGATTTTTGCCGGAGGGACTAAGGAAGGCACGGCGGCAGACGACGGTTCTACCGTAATCCGCTGGGCCTACTGGGGCAGCGGAGAGAGGGTAACGATCAGCCAGGAAGCGATTGATCTGTATGAATCCCGCAATCCGGAAATCCGGGTGAATCCCGAGGTCTCCGGAGGGGCCGGAGACCATTTTGTGAAGGTTGATACCCAGCTTGCCGGAGGAAACGGTCCCGATATCATTCAGATGGGAGGAAATATCTACGATTATGCGGATGTTCTTCTGCCCCTGGATAAGTATGCCGGTACTATTCTGAATGTGGAGGTTATCGATCCCAGTGCGGTGGCATCCGGTACCATCAATGGAAAACTGTTGGGCGTCTCCACCGGGGTTACCATGCCTTCTCTGGTGTACAACAAAACGATGATCAAGAAAGCCGGGGCTCCCCTTCCCCCGAAATCCATGACCTACGCGGAGTTCCGGGATTACCTGGTAATGCTGAAAGACAGACTTCCCGCGGGGGTGTATCCCATGCAGGATATCGGTGTAATGTCCAGCAACTCCACTCCCTTCGGTTACTGGACCCGCTATAACGGAACCCCTTTATACAACGCGAAAACCAACACCACATCCGTAACTGCCGCCGCGGCCAGGAAATATCTGGAACTTTTTAAAGATTTCCGCGATAATGGTTTAATACCCCCCGCCGATATTGCCTCCGGCTATGCCGAGGGCAATGCTGATTCTTCGGCCCTGATCGCCGGCAAGGTAGCAATTGCCTATCTGTTTACGAACCAGCTGAGCGGATACCAGGCCGCCACTACCGATAAACTGGACCTGATAGAGTTTCCCGGTGCTGCCGAAACTAAAGCCCTCTGGCAGGCGCCCAGTCAATTTTATACAGTAAACAAGGACTCCAGTCATCCGGAGGAAACCGTCAAGTTCATCAACTTCCTGGTTAATGATCCCGGCGCGGCCCGCATTCTGGGCAGTAATCGCGGAGCCTCTGCCAGTGCCCGTGCCGCCGGATCCAGTTCAGAGAGCGACCAGACCGTTCTGGACTACATGTCCGTGGCAGCCCCCCACTCTTCCCCGGAAACTGACCATGTTCCCAACGATACTGAATTTAACAGCACTCTGTTTCTGATCTACCAGAGAGTGGCTTTCGGCCAGATCAGCCCTGCCGAAGGCGGTGGGCAGATTCATGATCTTCTGCTCAGAATGATTGAAAAGTAATTAATGTTCAGGGGCAGATTTTTCTCTGCCCCTGAAACCTGATGCAACGGAAAGAACATGATACACAGACAGGATCTTCAGATCAGGGACCCTTTTATTCTCCCTGCGTCTTCTGAACAGCGCTATTACCTTTTTGGAACAACAGACAAGGATCCCTGGAACAGGAAGGGTGTCGGATTTAACGCATACTACAGTTCCGATCTGGAACACTTCGAAGGCCCTTTTCAGGTGTTTTCGCCTTCTGACGGATTCTGGGGGACTCACGATTTCTGGGCGCCGGAGCCTCATATATACAGGGGCCGGTATTATCTTTTGGCCACCTTTACATCCGAAAAACACCGCAGAGGAACCCAGATCCTTTCGTCCGCTTCTATCCTGGGGCCCTACGAACCTCTTGTAAACACCGCTATTACACCGGAAGAATGGGAGTGCCTTGACGGCACCCTGCATGTGGATGATGCAGGAACAGCCTGGATGATCTTCTGTCATGAGTGGGTCCAGATCAATGACGGTGCAATCTGTGCGATGTCCCTGAGTCCTGATCTGATCCGCGCCGCGGGAGTTCCCCGTCTGCTGTTTCGCTCTTCGGCGGCACCCTGGTCCCGCCCTCAGGAGCGGCGGGACGGTTCTGGAATCCGGGATGCCCGGGTAACAGACGGCCCCTTTCTGCACCGTCAGCAGGACGGGCAGCTGGTCATGCTCTGGTCCAGCCTGGGAGAACAGGGTTATGCAATGGGCTGCGCGGTCTCCGAAAGCGGATCTGTGACCGGTCCATGGCGGCAAAACCCGGAACCGCTGGTGATACGGGACGGCGGACATGGTATGGTATTCAGGGATTTTTCCGGACGGCTGCAGATGACCTGGCATACACCGAATACGACCCCCTATGAGCGTTTTGTGTATCATGAAGTCAGGGAGTCCCCGGAAGGATTGATTCTGACTGACCCGACAGAGGAATTATGAGCCCGATAGACAGAGAAACCCTGGTCCGCAGACACAATCCAGAATTTACAGACTGGAATCCCCGGAGTCCCCTTTCCGTAGGCAACGGCGACTTTTCCTTTACCACCGATTTTACGGGTCTCCAGACCTGCACCGGCGATCCCCCCGGCGCTATTCCCCGCTGTACCATGAGCCAGCGGGGTTTTCACAGCTACCCCGGGGCTCCGGCGGATTACAGTACCCTGCGCCTGAAGGAGTACACTTGCGGCAAACGGACCGTCGCCTATATGACCGACTCCGAAGGACAGGAGGATCTTTTTACCGGTCTTCGGGTAAATCCCCACCGCTTTCATCTGGGCAAGATCGGTCTGTATCTGGCGGATGTTCCCGATAACCCGGATAATCCGGAAGGTCCGTCTGCCGCGAACCTGCTGAAAGAACATATCAGCAATATCCGGCAAAAGCTGGACCTCTGGACAGGAGAGCTGAGCAGCCGATTCGACTTTGACGGACAAGAGGTTTCCGTAACAACGGTCTGCCACCTGGACCTGCCTCTGCTGGCGATCAGGATAGAAAGCCCGTTGCTGGAGACAGGAAAAATCGGGCTTGACCTGCGATTCCCCTACGCTTCCCATGAAATGGGCGGCGCGGACTGGGACTGTGATGGTGCCCATACTTCCAGCCTCAACAGGCTGAATCAGAACAGATTTCTGATCCGGCGAAATATGGACAGCTGCCGTTATTCTGCAGATCTTCAATTCTCCCACGGCCGAAAGATTGAGCTTCTTTCCCGGGAGCTTCATCACTGGAGTTTTACAGGCAGCGAACGCTGTATGGAATTCTCAATCCTTTTCTCTTTTGCTTCGGAGCACCGCGCAGCATTACCGGATTTTACGAATACCGCCGGAGACAGTGCCCGGCACTGGAAGAAATTCTGGAACGGAGGGGCAGCAATATCCTTCGAGGGGAGTTCGGACCCGCGGGCTCTGGAACTGGAGCGGCGGGTCATCCTGTCCCAGTATCTGCTGGCCATCCAGAGTCTGGGAACCCTTCCTCCCGCGGAAACGGGGCTGACCTGCAACAGCTGGTACGGGAAATACCATCTGGAGATGCACCCCTGGCATGCTCTCCACGGACTTGTGTGGAACCGGGCCGGCCTGGTGGAACAGAGCCTGTCCTGGTACAGCACCATTCTACCCGGGGCACAAACCCGGGCTAAAGAGCAGGGTTACAAAGGCGCCCGCTGGCCCAAGATGACAGATCCTTCGGGCAACGACAGTCCATCGCCCATCGGCTGTCTTCTGTGCTGGCAGCAGCCTCACCTGATCCTGTTTGCAGAACTGCTGTACCGACTCAAGCCCTCGCAAGAGCTCCTGCAAAAATACTCGGAACTGATCTTTGAAACAGCAGTCTTTATGGCCGACTATCTCCAATGGGATGAGCCGAACAAACGCTATGTACTGGGACCTCCGGTAATTCCGGCCCAGGAAAACCATTCCCCCGGAGAGACCTTGAATCCCCTCTTTGAGCTTGAATACTGGCGCTGGGGACTGAAAACAGCGATCCTGTGGAAAAAGCGGCTGAAGCAGGCGGTCCCGCGGAAGTGGAAGGCGGTCCTCGAAAAGCTCAGCGCTTGTCCAATAGATCCCGGGAATCCGGACAGGTACGCGGCCCACGAGCTGTGCAGCGACAGCTTCGGCCGTTTTGCAACCGACCATCCCTCCATGCTTCTGGCCTGCGGTTTTCTGCCTCCCCAGGCAACAGACCTCCGGATAATGCAGAATACCTGTGATACCGTATTGAAGTACTGGCGACAGGAAACCATGTGGGGCTGGGATTTCCCGGCCATAGCCATGACGCTTGCCAGGCTGGGACACCGAAAGAAGGCGGTGGAAGCTCTTCTGATGAAAAGTCCGAAAAACACCTATATGGAGAACGGACACAACCGGCAGGAAGGTCACGACGTCCTGCCTCTGTATCTTCCCGGCAACGGGGCCCTGCTTCTGGCAGTAGGGATGATGACGGCGGGCTGGGACGGCAGCAGCGGAGAGAACCCCGGATTTCCCGATGACGGAAGCTGGACTGTCCATTGGGAAGGACTGGCCCGGTATATCTGAAAGCCATATATCCATGATGGAGATATCGGCATAAAGGAAGCAGCCATGGATTTCCTTTTTTCTTTAGGTTTGGTTTTACATCGATGAAAAAGATAGTAAAATGCCAGCTAATGGCCGATAGAATAAGAAGTACTTTGATAAAAATGCATAATTCAAAATCGTTCAGATACTTCAAGGCACCCGCAGCAGATAGACTGCCCGCTTTTGTATATACACCAATCGCGTACCTGCTCCTTATATCTTTTATAGCGGGTATGATTTTAAGCTGCACCATAAATCACCAAATTCCGGAGAAAGTCTCATTCCTTGAACAGATGGAGCCGAACAGCGGGTTAAAAAATTCACCGGAAATTTCTGAAAAAATGCATTTCTGGCGGGAACAGAAACGGGGATCCAACGCTTTTTTGCATAATTATCGACCGGATTATTTTAAAGAGGCAAAAGCTGCCGGAATACAGTACCTGCGCTACGGACCCGATTTGCTTCCCTCCGATTCAAAAGACTTTCTGATCGGGGACCTTGATAATTTTACGCATATAAATCAAAAAGATCTGGCGACATTGCGAAGCATTCTGGATGATGCATATAACAACGGTATAGGAATCGTACTCACCATGTTCGAGCTTCCCGGTCACAGATACGGGAACCCGCGGGAAGTCGAAACAGATTGCCGTTTATGGCAGGATGAACAGTTCTGGTTTCAATCATTTGAATTCTGGAAGCAGCTTGCTGAGGCCCTTAAAGACCATCCTGCAATTGTCGCATACAACCCGATAAACGAACCTGTTGCCGCATATGCATATGGCTTTGAAGACCCGGGCAGAAGGTTTACAAGATGGCTGGACAACACACGGGGGACTACAGCAGATTTGAATCTCTTTAATAAACTGATGGTTACGTCAATCAGGGAGGCAGACAAGTTAACTCCGATTATGCTGGACGGATATTTCTGGGCGGATCCCAAAGGGCTGCCCTATATGGAAGCAATTGAGGATCCTAATATTCTTTATGCTTTTCACAATCCCGCCCCATGGATTTTTTCCTCCCTGGAAGGCAATAAAGGTAAATACAGTTACCCGGCGGCAATGCCGAAATACTGGAATGGGCCCGCCGTACCCTGGACATTAAATGATCTTGAAACGTTTCTGGATCCTGTTGTGCTGTTTATGGAGAAAAATCGAATACAGGATTATCAGATTGTCGCAAGTGAATTCTGGTGTAACAGGAGGATTCACGGCTGCGCGGAATATTTTAATGACCTGATATCTCTTTACAATAAAAATAACTGGCATTGGGGGTTTTGGCAATTCCGTGCGGATGGCAGTTATACCGGACTTGATTACGAGCTTGGCGATGCACCCGATTCAGGGCTTTATATTGTCAAATCACATAAAAAGGGAATAGACCCGGATAAGCTGAAAAGCCGTTCTCCTAATCCTGTTTGGAATGTTTTATCCGCCGCCTTAAAAGAGGAAGAAATCACAGACGCTGCTGATACCAGGACGTTACCGGTCCCTGCACTGGAAGAAGAGATCAACAGATTAATTACTGCACTCCACAATGAAGAGTGGATAGTACAGGATGCTGCAGCGTTGGATTTGGCTGAAATGGGATCAAAGGCTTACGGAGCCGTACCGCATTTACTGGTACTTCTGGAACATGAAGAATGGATTGTCAGAAGATCTTCCATCTACGCTCTTTCGAAAATCGGCGCTTTGCAGGATAGAATGATCAGAAATGCAATCAGGAAATTGAAAAAGGATCCTGAAGAACATGTACGAATCGAAGCAAATCTTGCTTTGGGTTTATTGAGGATTGATAAACGGGCGCAATAAAACCTGTTGGGGAAACAATTGGCTTTATGCGAGGCATGCCTGAACTATCACGCTCAAAAACAGGGGTAATGCTGCAGCAAAATACACCGCAAATTGCCAACCTTTTTCCGTTCTTTCTATTCCATCACCTCACTACTTCTGCAGTTTCTCAAGCTCCTCGCGCCAGTTATGCTGCTCTTTGAATCCAAGGATTTCCCGGGCTTTACGGTTGGAGAGGGGTGCCTCATCCCCGGGAAGGGGCCGTGTCAGGGGAACTCCAGGTGACCAGCGGGCGAGAAATTCCTCTGTAGGAAGCTCTGCGGTGATTGTGTCGTTTACAGCATTGAAAATCTGAAAACCCAGCCCGTCTTTTTCAAGACAGAGATGTACAATCTGCGCCAGATCCCGGGCATCCACATAGCTCCAGGCATTCCGCTTGCGCGAAGGCGGGTCCGCAAGGTAGCCAGGAAAGTTGCTGTATTCGTGGGGTTCGATCACATTCCCGATCCGCAGGGCATAGACATCCGCCTTGAACCTGGCAGCCAATCCCCGTGCGGTACGTTCATTAACCACCTTGGATAGTCCATAGCTGTCCATGGGATCGACATCGTACTCCTCATCCAGGGGGAAACTATGATAATCAGTATCTCCCTCGGCAAAACAGACGCCATAGGTCGTTTCGCTTGAAGCAATTACAACCTTGCGGATTCCAAGTTTCAAGGCTGCTTCGATTATATTATAGGTCCCGATTACGTTTACCCGATAGGTCTCGTTATCGGTGTTGATCAGGATTCTGGGAACCGCGGCAAAGTGGACTACCGCATCCACCGGTCCCGGAGCAGCACCCTCTTTCAGCCCGTCAAACCCGAAATGGGTAGTCATGGCATTAAAAACCTGCCCGCTGTCGGTTACATCGCCGATAAGCGTATGCACGTCGGGAGAATCCAGGGGTTTCAGATCAAAATTCAGTACCCGGTACCCCTTTTCCACCAGCCAGGGGATTACATGCTTACCGGCTTTTCCGGTTCCGCCGGTGAATAGTATTCGCTTTGTCATTCTGTCCTCCATTTTTATAGTTCCATTATGCGCCGTCCGGATTTGAAGACGCTGACCTTCCGTGTCGATTCGGAAATCGCCACCGCCAAAGCGGAACTGACCGCGGATATCCCCTGAGCAGCAGCATGCCGTGCGCCGAGACCCGAATGCATCTCATCGGCGGTCGGCTGGCCGGATAAATAGGTTCCTGCCGATTCAATTGTCCCGTCGCCGTTTATTATAAAGGCTCCGTCGATTCTTGCAAACTCCTTGACGGTCTCCTCGATACTCGGATCCAGGATATTCCGGTCCTCCCGGGGGTAGCCGTGAAAGGGATTGGCAATCATCTGCCGGGTATACTTTGTTACCCCCTCGTAATCCCCTACAACAAAAAGGGTTCCCACAGGTTTTCCCTCCCTGCCTTCAACCGCCAGCTGGGTTGCCACCTGCAGTACCCGTGTAAATGTAGACAATTCCAGGTCGTCCGGAAACCCTCCAGCCTGGGCCGTGTACGGAATATCCCCTTCCCTGTCCAGATGGGTGAGCCGTATTGAATCAAGAAATCCGGACCCCGGCTGTCCAAAAACATTCACAATTATATCATTCTGATTTACAACCTTTCTGCCAAGAAGATACATAAGGGTAAACTGGACATGGGCTGAACGCTTTACTCCCTTGAAGGGCATAACGACGGGATTATATTCGGCGATAAACCGGGGATCAAAGCGACCTTCACGGCTGGTAACAATGATTGCATCCGTCCCTTTAACAAGGGAACTAATAAAAGAAT contains:
- a CDS encoding AraC family transcriptional regulator, which codes for MPLVYCNYGIRDYRKKPISINTRGYWEFQCTLSGKNRLQKLGKTVREYDNDPNFWISTPDSAHGWTSLEKEPSEIAVFHFSEVPESLSCIFKGRTTVSTRLDQQTLKTIADMAQKMMPLVYSPNYTSNLQYEICCRQLCLIFLHNTEFLLENIPWDHNKQTVRASIAWYCTYMNEGVGIQETAEKMGYSVSQLRKIFIRTRGEGPCKVFEECRMNRARELIQHGTMSMIEISMECGYNNQSSFSRAFRKYNSMSPLQFKKLCRSTRHPLSIDQIREHERK
- a CDS encoding sugar ABC transporter permease — protein: MKKAVHENLTSYVFLAPWLIGFFALTLYPMFYSLFLSFTQYNLSQPPQWIGLRNFIVMFGGNDQFRGDERFLNSVMVTFNFVFVSVPLKLVFALMVAMLMNKKLKLIPLYRALFYIPTLLGGSVAIAVLWRRIFAADGLLNLILGNVFGMKDLPAWISNPKYSLMTLILLAIWQFGSPMIIFLAGLQQIPKEYYEASDVDGAGKIRQFFVITLPGLSPIIFFNFVMQMVSAFQSFTQAFIVSGGSGGPLDSTMFYSLYLYIKGFGFSEMGYAAAMAWGLLVMIAVLTAAAFKISGTLVTYGSGE
- a CDS encoding carbohydrate ABC transporter permease; the protein is MSLKKASKWNRFLTNIFVISLGIGMLYPILWLIGASFKPSNMIFTDPGIMPESFTLENYGKGWQGIGIVGFGTFFLNSFIICIMSSAGNVMFCSLTAYAFARLKFVGKRLWFALMMMTLMLPAHVTIIPRYIMFRTFGWINTFLPIIVPKFFATDAFFIFLLVQFIRGLPKDIDESATIDGCSKFGIYIRIILPLTVPALITTILFSFLWTWDDFFNQLLYLTSPDKYTVPMGLRLFLDASGMSSWGPMFAMSALSLVPAFILFFSLQKYFVRGIATTGIKG
- a CDS encoding extracellular solute-binding protein, which encodes MKKTMLALLLSLTGLAMIFAGGTKEGTAADDGSTVIRWAYWGSGERVTISQEAIDLYESRNPEIRVNPEVSGGAGDHFVKVDTQLAGGNGPDIIQMGGNIYDYADVLLPLDKYAGTILNVEVIDPSAVASGTINGKLLGVSTGVTMPSLVYNKTMIKKAGAPLPPKSMTYAEFRDYLVMLKDRLPAGVYPMQDIGVMSSNSTPFGYWTRYNGTPLYNAKTNTTSVTAAAARKYLELFKDFRDNGLIPPADIASGYAEGNADSSALIAGKVAIAYLFTNQLSGYQAATTDKLDLIEFPGAAETKALWQAPSQFYTVNKDSSHPEETVKFINFLVNDPGAARILGSNRGASASARAAGSSSESDQTVLDYMSVAAPHSSPETDHVPNDTEFNSTLFLIYQRVAFGQISPAEGGGQIHDLLLRMIEK
- a CDS encoding glycoside hydrolase family 43 protein, whose protein sequence is MIHRQDLQIRDPFILPASSEQRYYLFGTTDKDPWNRKGVGFNAYYSSDLEHFEGPFQVFSPSDGFWGTHDFWAPEPHIYRGRYYLLATFTSEKHRRGTQILSSASILGPYEPLVNTAITPEEWECLDGTLHVDDAGTAWMIFCHEWVQINDGAICAMSLSPDLIRAAGVPRLLFRSSAAPWSRPQERRDGSGIRDARVTDGPFLHRQQDGQLVMLWSSLGEQGYAMGCAVSESGSVTGPWRQNPEPLVIRDGGHGMVFRDFSGRLQMTWHTPNTTPYERFVYHEVRESPEGLILTDPTEEL
- a CDS encoding cellulase family glycosylhydrolase — protein: MHFWREQKRGSNAFLHNYRPDYFKEAKAAGIQYLRYGPDLLPSDSKDFLIGDLDNFTHINQKDLATLRSILDDAYNNGIGIVLTMFELPGHRYGNPREVETDCRLWQDEQFWFQSFEFWKQLAEALKDHPAIVAYNPINEPVAAYAYGFEDPGRRFTRWLDNTRGTTADLNLFNKLMVTSIREADKLTPIMLDGYFWADPKGLPYMEAIEDPNILYAFHNPAPWIFSSLEGNKGKYSYPAAMPKYWNGPAVPWTLNDLETFLDPVVLFMEKNRIQDYQIVASEFWCNRRIHGCAEYFNDLISLYNKNNWHWGFWQFRADGSYTGLDYELGDAPDSGLYIVKSHKKGIDPDKLKSRSPNPVWNVLSAALKEEEITDAADTRTLPVPALEEEINRLITALHNEEWIVQDAAALDLAEMGSKAYGAVPHLLVLLEHEEWIVRRSSIYALSKIGALQDRMIRNAIRKLKKDPEEHVRIEANLALGLLRIDKRAQ
- a CDS encoding NAD(P)-dependent oxidoreductase, with protein sequence MTKRILFTGGTGKAGKHVIPWLVEKGYRVLNFDLKPLDSPDVHTLIGDVTDSGQVFNAMTTHFGFDGLKEGAAPGPVDAVVHFAAVPRILINTDNETYRVNVIGTYNIIEAALKLGIRKVVIASSETTYGVCFAEGDTDYHSFPLDEEYDVDPMDSYGLSKVVNERTARGLAARFKADVYALRIGNVIEPHEYSNFPGYLADPPSRKRNAWSYVDARDLAQIVHLCLEKDGLGFQIFNAVNDTITAELPTEEFLARWSPGVPLTRPLPGDEAPLSNRKAREILGFKEQHNWREELEKLQK
- a CDS encoding PTS sugar transporter subunit IIA gives rise to the protein MTIFNRMLSPDSIFLYSAGSPVDKDEVLRRLCGAVAADLGGMDTGQIEALVQKREVSLSTRLGPLLAVPHAVIPGIKENRLAIAVIPEGVDWDSDRDNPVRLVVLLAGGRDRHLQLLSEMAAVLQDEELLRRLISTASAADFLSLLGQPEQEASDPFYHDRLGLSTLIFREAARIRDSVESARLILHSDAIDDDSFISSLVKGTDAIIVTSREGRFDPRFIAEYNPVVMPFKGVKRSAHVQFTLMYLLGRKVVNQNDIIVNVFGQPGSGFLDSIRLTHLDREGDIPYTAQAGGFPDDLELSTFTRVLQVATQLAVEGREGKPVGTLFVVGDYEGVTKYTRQMIANPFHGYPREDRNILDPSIEETVKEFARIDGAFIINGDGTIESAGTYLSGQPTADEMHSGLGARHAAAQGISAVSSALAVAISESTRKVSVFKSGRRIMEL